Proteins from a single region of Fusobacteriaceae bacterium:
- a CDS encoding L-lactate permease, producing the protein MSTGFLALLAFIPILVALVLMVWVRLGAMKAMPVAWFTCAVIAVAAWKLPVSYVAALSIQGIINAFSVLIIVFGALLILHTLQYSGGMETIQYGMQKISKDMRVQAIIVGYLYAAFIEGAAGFGTPAALAAPLLLSLGFPPLASAILCLAFNSFPVTFGAVGTPIITGFGTSIANVMDKAVAAGFFADRVGVMKAIGETVTLMHVPMAFILPIFMLGFITRLFGPNRKWSDGFKAWKFCVFAAISFSVPYMFLAWVVGPETPSVVGGLVGLGIVMYGASKGVCVPKEVWTFGDDSKWDKSWTGNVAFDKKAELKPQMSQIMAWLPYILIGGILILTRIRSLPFMKFLQSNIVLRVTDILGWAGVSDSSIQFLYLPGTVPFVLVSILTIVLHKMPGDKAAKAWRDTFKKIIPATISLCAAVALVKIFQGSGNFSNAKLIEQLQASGVDTAIRSMPRTMAEAIASTVGGAWPAIASYVGGLGAFITGSNTVSDVLFGQFQWDMATINQLPQITIVAAQAAGGAMGNMICVHNVVAVCTVVGLLNREGEIIRKTFIPFIIYGVVVGIIAFALIGTGLRPFMAL; encoded by the coding sequence ATGTCTACTGGATTTTTAGCACTCTTGGCTTTTATCCCGATTCTTGTCGCACTTGTCCTCATGGTCTGGGTCCGCCTCGGCGCCATGAAAGCCATGCCGGTCGCCTGGTTCACCTGCGCCGTCATCGCCGTGGCCGCCTGGAAGCTGCCGGTGTCCTATGTGGCCGCCCTCAGTATTCAGGGGATCATCAACGCCTTCAGCGTTCTGATCATCGTATTCGGCGCGCTCCTGATCCTGCACACGCTCCAGTACTCGGGCGGTATGGAAACCATCCAGTACGGGATGCAGAAGATCAGTAAGGATATGCGCGTACAGGCCATTATCGTCGGCTATCTCTACGCCGCCTTTATCGAAGGAGCCGCGGGCTTCGGAACGCCGGCCGCGCTTGCCGCGCCGCTTTTGCTCTCTCTGGGCTTCCCGCCTTTGGCTTCCGCCATCCTCTGTCTCGCGTTCAACTCGTTCCCCGTGACCTTCGGAGCGGTAGGAACGCCCATTATCACCGGATTCGGCACATCCATCGCCAATGTTATGGATAAAGCCGTGGCCGCCGGGTTCTTCGCCGACCGCGTCGGCGTCATGAAAGCCATCGGCGAAACCGTTACGCTGATGCATGTCCCCATGGCCTTTATCCTTCCGATCTTTATGCTGGGCTTCATCACCCGCCTGTTCGGGCCCAACCGGAAATGGTCGGACGGCTTCAAAGCTTGGAAATTCTGCGTATTCGCGGCGATTTCCTTTTCGGTTCCCTATATGTTCCTCGCCTGGGTCGTAGGGCCTGAGACGCCCTCTGTCGTAGGCGGCCTCGTCGGTCTCGGCATCGTCATGTACGGCGCCAGCAAAGGCGTCTGCGTGCCCAAAGAAGTCTGGACATTCGGCGACGATTCCAAATGGGACAAGAGCTGGACAGGCAACGTGGCCTTTGACAAAAAGGCCGAGCTCAAACCCCAGATGAGCCAGATCATGGCGTGGCTCCCCTATATTCTCATCGGCGGCATTCTCATTCTCACCAGAATCCGCTCGCTGCCCTTCATGAAATTCCTCCAGAGCAATATCGTGCTCCGGGTGACCGATATCCTCGGCTGGGCAGGCGTCAGCGACAGCAGCATCCAGTTCCTGTATCTGCCGGGTACCGTGCCCTTCGTGCTCGTATCGATTCTGACCATCGTGCTGCACAAGATGCCCGGGGACAAGGCCGCCAAAGCCTGGCGCGACACGTTCAAAAAGATCATCCCCGCCACGATTTCCCTGTGCGCGGCCGTGGCCCTCGTCAAGATCTTCCAGGGCTCCGGAAACTTCTCCAACGCCAAATTGATCGAGCAGTTGCAGGCTTCGGGCGTGGATACGGCGATCCGCTCCATGCCGCGAACCATGGCTGAAGCTATTGCCAGCACCGTAGGCGGCGCGTGGCCCGCCATCGCTTCCTATGTGGGCGGCTTGGGCGCTTTCATCACGGGGTCCAACACGGTTTCCGATGTATTGTTCGGCCAGTTCCAGTGGGATATGGCGACGATCAACCAGCTGCCTCAGATCACCATCGTGGCCGCCCAGGCCGCGGGAGGCGCAATGGGCAATATGATCTGCGTGCACAATGTCGTGGCCGTTTGTACCGTTGTGGGTCTCTTGAATCGTGAGGGCGAGATTATCCGCAAGACCTTCATCCCCTTCATTATTTACGGCGTGGTCGTGGGCATCATCGCCTTTGCGCTGATCGGGACGGGTCTCCGGCCCTTCATGGCATTATAA
- a CDS encoding FAD-binding oxidoreductase, which translates to MATYNKVSPELVEELKKAIPGRVFTGEDVNEDYTHDEMPIYGSAKPEVVVEAQTTEEIAEVVKLANKYLVPLTPRGAGTGLVGGAVAIHGGILLSTTKMNKILDYDLDNFTVTVEPGVLLNDLQEDVAKKGLLYPPDPGEKFATLGGNVATNAGGMRAVKYGATRDYVEAMTVVLPTGEIVKLGAKVSKTSTGYSLIDLMVGSEGTLGIITELTLKLIPQPKEVMSMIIPYVNLNECIATVPKFFQNHFAPQALEFMERAIVISSEAYVGKEVFPKTFNGQDVGAYLLVTFDGDTEEAVMDVVEKASELVLENGAMDVMLADTPALKRDAWAARGSFLEAIEADSKLLDECDVVVPVSEIANYLGFVNGLEDKYGFKIKSFGHAGDGNLHIYAVSNEMELDEFKKKVDEFMKEIYAKAYETGGLLSGEHGIGHGKIGYLETAVGPVTFKLMEGIKKVFDPNLILNPGKVCYKV; encoded by the coding sequence ATGGCAACCTATAACAAAGTAAGCCCCGAACTGGTCGAAGAATTGAAAAAAGCGATTCCCGGCCGGGTATTTACCGGGGAAGACGTCAACGAAGACTATACTCATGACGAAATGCCCATCTACGGGTCGGCCAAACCCGAGGTGGTCGTGGAAGCCCAGACGACAGAGGAAATCGCCGAAGTCGTCAAGCTCGCCAACAAATATCTCGTTCCCCTGACGCCCAGAGGCGCGGGAACAGGGCTCGTGGGAGGGGCCGTGGCCATCCACGGCGGCATCCTTTTGAGCACGACAAAAATGAACAAGATCCTCGATTATGACCTCGACAACTTCACGGTAACCGTGGAGCCCGGCGTACTCCTCAACGATTTGCAGGAAGACGTCGCCAAAAAGGGTCTGCTCTATCCGCCCGATCCCGGGGAAAAATTCGCGACTTTGGGCGGCAACGTGGCCACAAACGCGGGCGGCATGCGGGCCGTAAAATACGGCGCCACAAGAGACTATGTGGAGGCCATGACCGTGGTACTCCCCACGGGGGAAATCGTCAAGCTTGGGGCCAAAGTCTCCAAGACCAGCACGGGCTACAGCCTCATCGACCTCATGGTGGGCTCCGAAGGGACCCTAGGCATCATTACGGAACTGACGCTGAAGTTGATCCCCCAGCCCAAAGAAGTCATGAGCATGATCATCCCCTATGTCAACCTCAACGAATGTATCGCGACGGTGCCGAAATTCTTCCAGAATCATTTCGCGCCCCAGGCGCTGGAATTTATGGAAAGGGCCATCGTCATTTCGTCCGAGGCCTACGTAGGCAAGGAAGTTTTCCCCAAGACCTTCAACGGTCAGGATGTGGGCGCTTACCTGCTCGTGACCTTTGACGGCGACACGGAGGAAGCGGTTATGGACGTCGTGGAAAAAGCCTCGGAGCTCGTGCTCGAAAACGGGGCCATGGACGTCATGCTGGCCGATACGCCGGCCCTCAAACGGGACGCCTGGGCGGCCAGAGGATCCTTCCTCGAAGCCATCGAGGCCGATTCCAAGCTGCTGGATGAATGCGACGTGGTCGTTCCAGTCAGCGAAATCGCCAATTATCTCGGCTTCGTCAACGGTCTCGAGGACAAATACGGCTTCAAGATCAAGAGCTTCGGCCACGCGGGAGACGGCAATCTCCATATTTACGCCGTCAGCAACGAAATGGAACTCGACGAATTCAAAAAGAAAGTCGATGAATTTATGAAAGAGATCTATGCCAAGGCCTATGAAACAGGCGGACTCCTGTCGGGTGAACACGGGATCGGCCACGGAAAGATCGGCTATCTGGAAACCGCGGTGGGACCGGTCACCTTCAAACTCATGGAAGGCATCAAGAAAGTTTTTGATCCCAACCTGATCCTGAACCCGGGGAAGGTTTGCTACAAAGTATAA
- a CDS encoding acyl-CoA dehydrogenase family protein gives MAYIIQEEGKELLAEVKNFCEKEVKEQCKEYDRTGEWPKEIYDKAIEMQLHSLEVPEEYGGPGLDRVTVAALMEQMAMADAGFATTISASGLGLKPVLIAGTEEQKKRAAELIINGGFAAFCLTEPSAGSDAAAGKTTAVRDGDEYVLNGRKCFITNGGVAAFYCITAMTDKSQGTKGISMFYVEAGTPGLSTGHHEDKLGIRTSNTCDVVLEDCRIPAANLLGAEGKGFSIAMKTLDQARAWMGCIATGIAQRGINEAVAYGKERIQFGKPIIKNQALQFKIADMTIKTETARQMVAHALTLMDQGLPYGTESAIAKCYAGDIAMEVASEAIQIFGGYGYSREYPVEKLLRDAKIFQIFEGSNEIQRIVISGSVIGR, from the coding sequence ATGGCATATATCATTCAGGAAGAAGGAAAAGAGCTTCTTGCGGAAGTGAAAAATTTTTGCGAAAAAGAAGTCAAGGAACAGTGCAAGGAATACGACAGGACGGGGGAATGGCCCAAAGAGATCTACGACAAGGCCATTGAGATGCAGCTGCATTCCCTCGAGGTCCCCGAGGAGTACGGCGGACCGGGGCTCGACCGGGTGACGGTGGCGGCCCTCATGGAACAGATGGCCATGGCCGACGCGGGCTTCGCGACGACGATCTCCGCCAGCGGTCTGGGATTGAAGCCCGTTTTGATCGCGGGGACGGAGGAACAGAAAAAACGCGCCGCCGAACTGATCATTAACGGCGGATTCGCGGCCTTTTGTCTCACGGAACCCTCGGCGGGCTCAGACGCCGCGGCCGGAAAGACAACGGCGGTCAGAGACGGAGACGAGTATGTATTAAACGGTCGCAAGTGCTTTATTACCAACGGCGGCGTGGCTGCCTTTTACTGCATCACGGCCATGACGGACAAATCCCAGGGCACAAAGGGCATCTCGATGTTTTATGTGGAAGCGGGGACGCCGGGACTCTCCACGGGTCACCACGAAGACAAGCTGGGCATCCGGACCTCAAACACCTGCGACGTGGTCCTCGAAGACTGCCGGATTCCGGCGGCCAATCTCTTGGGCGCCGAAGGGAAGGGCTTTTCCATCGCCATGAAGACTCTGGACCAGGCCCGGGCCTGGATGGGCTGCATCGCCACGGGCATCGCCCAGCGCGGCATCAACGAGGCCGTGGCCTACGGCAAGGAAAGAATCCAGTTCGGGAAACCCATCATCAAGAATCAGGCCTTGCAGTTCAAAATCGCCGATATGACCATCAAAACCGAAACCGCGAGACAAATGGTGGCCCACGCGCTGACGCTGATGGACCAGGGACTCCCCTACGGGACGGAATCGGCCATCGCCAAGTGCTATGCGGGCGATATCGCCATGGAAGTCGCCTCCGAGGCCATCCAGATCTTCGGCGGATACGGCTACAGCCGGGAATACCCGGTGGAAAAATTGCTCCGAGACGCGAAGATTTTCCAGATCTTTGAAGGTTCCAACGAAATCCAGCGGATCGTCATCTCGGGCAGCGTCATCGGCAGATAG
- a CDS encoding electron transfer flavoprotein subunit beta/FixA family protein: MEILVCIKQVPDDSVEVRVDKGTGLPAIDGIEKVVNAFDTYALEMAARYVEANGGAVTALSIGPESAKDALRSCLAVGASKAFVVRDDAFEGSDSLGTSCILAAAIGRLEEQNGKPFDLIFCGKETTDSASGQVGCQLAEQLGRGLITNIIALEPKGDGIAAKHETEEGYVLMETAVPAVVTVTKPNYDPRYPTIKSKMAARKMTIEEIKGADLSGLDAAKTGVGGSHVKTVNYYAPPKRQAGVKIKEKTVEEAVAKAIGIMTEAKVI; encoded by the coding sequence ATGGAAATTTTAGTATGTATCAAACAGGTACCCGATGATTCCGTGGAAGTCAGAGTCGACAAGGGGACAGGTTTGCCGGCCATCGACGGGATAGAGAAAGTCGTCAACGCCTTTGACACTTACGCCTTGGAAATGGCCGCGAGATATGTGGAAGCCAACGGAGGGGCCGTCACGGCCCTCTCCATCGGGCCCGAAAGCGCCAAAGACGCTCTGCGGAGCTGCCTTGCGGTCGGCGCGTCCAAGGCCTTTGTCGTCAGGGACGACGCCTTTGAAGGCTCGGACAGCCTCGGAACCAGTTGTATCCTGGCGGCTGCCATCGGGCGTCTTGAGGAACAAAACGGCAAGCCCTTCGATCTGATTTTCTGCGGAAAAGAGACAACGGACAGCGCCTCGGGACAGGTGGGCTGTCAACTGGCCGAGCAGCTGGGCCGGGGGCTTATCACGAACATCATCGCCCTTGAACCCAAAGGAGACGGCATCGCGGCGAAGCACGAGACCGAAGAGGGCTATGTGCTGATGGAGACGGCGGTTCCCGCCGTGGTCACGGTCACAAAACCCAACTACGATCCGCGTTATCCCACGATCAAGAGCAAAATGGCCGCCCGGAAGATGACCATAGAGGAAATCAAGGGAGCGGATCTGTCGGGTCTCGACGCCGCCAAGACCGGCGTCGGCGGTTCCCACGTAAAGACAGTCAACTATTACGCCCCGCCCAAACGGCAGGCCGGCGTAAAAATCAAGGAAAAGACGGTGGAAGAGGCTGTGGCCAAAGCGATCGGCATCATGACGGAAGCGAAAGTAATCTGA
- a CDS encoding electron transfer flavoprotein subunit alpha/FixB family protein, translated as MDFSTYKNILVYIELADAKIAKISLEVLGAAKKIASKTNEELTAVITGSGVADGAAEALVYGADKVIVVDSADYAVFNLDVQTEILAQIAAECKPSTILLGATQNGKDLAGRLASRLDTGCVTDAFGVDVDGAGNIVWTCAAYGGTVYCDMVIDNARPQIGSLRSAAFKKNEPVAGKTGEIIAKDIKVSPEAVKVKVVEAVKEISETVNLEEAEVIVTGGRGMGSAENYELIKELAKLLGGEVGATRPVTEAGWVPKIHQVGQSGKIVSPKLYIACGVSGAVQHTSGMTGSDYIVAVNKDEEAPIFEVSDIGIVANAMDALPLMINEIRKIKES; from the coding sequence ATGGACTTTTCAACATACAAAAATATTTTGGTTTATATCGAGCTCGCCGACGCCAAAATCGCCAAGATCAGCCTCGAAGTACTGGGCGCGGCGAAAAAGATCGCTTCCAAAACCAATGAAGAACTGACCGCGGTCATTACGGGATCGGGCGTCGCCGACGGGGCGGCGGAAGCGCTGGTCTACGGCGCGGACAAAGTCATTGTCGTCGACAGCGCCGATTACGCCGTGTTCAACCTTGACGTACAGACGGAGATTCTCGCGCAAATCGCCGCCGAATGCAAGCCCTCGACGATACTTTTGGGGGCGACCCAGAACGGAAAGGACCTCGCGGGCAGACTGGCCTCGAGGCTCGACACGGGTTGCGTCACCGACGCCTTCGGCGTGGACGTCGACGGGGCCGGCAATATTGTCTGGACCTGCGCGGCCTACGGCGGGACCGTCTATTGCGATATGGTCATCGATAACGCAAGGCCCCAGATCGGGAGCCTGCGCTCGGCGGCCTTCAAGAAGAACGAGCCCGTGGCCGGAAAGACCGGCGAAATCATAGCAAAAGACATCAAAGTCTCTCCGGAGGCCGTAAAAGTCAAAGTTGTGGAAGCGGTCAAAGAAATTTCCGAGACCGTCAACCTCGAAGAGGCGGAAGTCATCGTGACCGGCGGCCGCGGCATGGGCAGCGCCGAAAATTACGAATTGATCAAGGAACTGGCCAAACTTTTGGGCGGCGAAGTGGGGGCCACAAGACCCGTGACCGAAGCGGGCTGGGTGCCCAAGATCCACCAGGTGGGCCAGTCGGGAAAGATCGTCTCGCCCAAGCTCTATATCGCCTGCGGCGTCTCCGGCGCCGTGCAGCACACCTCGGGCATGACGGGTTCCGACTACATCGTCGCCGTCAACAAAGACGAGGAAGCGCCCATATTTGAGGTTTCCGACATCGGGATCGTCGCCAACGCCATGGACGCCTTACCGCTGATGATCAATGAAATCCGGAAAATAAAAGAAAGCTAA
- a CDS encoding iron-containing alcohol dehydrogenase family protein produces the protein MTRSFYWPDYTIGPDAYKKVAELCGKFGKKVVFIGGKTALSKAAHLVREAIAGSGLTVVDEVWYGGEAAYENVDKLEQVKSIREADMVFAFGGGKALDTSKLLTHRLKKPLFTFPTIASTCACVTTVCVMYELNHEFKELCWRDAPADHVFINTQVIAEAPDKYLWAGIGDTLAKGYEPEFSARGKDLDHYDQFGITLSVLCQEPLVKYGARALAECREKKAGNALDEAVQAIIVNTGLVSNSVINDYNTSIAHAITYGFSLIPAVEENHLHGEMVAYGVLVLLMIDGKTAEIDKLLKFYKEIDLPDSCYRCFHVTADEVEQKILQKASEVNDIVVSAFPINKDILRKGLADLEAYVASKN, from the coding sequence ATGACAAGAAGCTTTTACTGGCCCGATTATACGATCGGTCCCGACGCCTACAAAAAAGTGGCGGAATTATGCGGCAAATTCGGAAAAAAAGTGGTATTTATCGGCGGAAAGACAGCCCTTTCCAAGGCGGCCCATCTCGTGCGGGAAGCCATCGCGGGAAGCGGCCTCACGGTCGTCGATGAAGTCTGGTACGGCGGCGAGGCGGCCTATGAGAATGTGGATAAACTGGAACAGGTGAAATCCATTCGGGAAGCGGATATGGTCTTTGCCTTCGGCGGCGGAAAAGCCCTCGACACGAGTAAGCTTCTGACCCACAGGCTGAAAAAACCGCTGTTTACGTTCCCGACCATCGCCTCCACCTGCGCCTGCGTCACGACGGTCTGCGTCATGTATGAGCTGAACCATGAGTTTAAAGAGCTCTGCTGGCGGGACGCTCCGGCGGACCATGTGTTCATCAACACCCAGGTCATCGCCGAAGCGCCCGACAAATACCTGTGGGCGGGAATCGGCGACACACTGGCCAAGGGCTATGAGCCGGAATTTTCCGCGAGAGGAAAGGACCTCGACCACTACGACCAATTCGGGATCACGCTTTCGGTCCTGTGCCAGGAGCCCCTCGTCAAATACGGGGCCAGGGCTCTCGCCGAATGTCGTGAAAAAAAGGCCGGAAACGCCCTTGACGAAGCGGTGCAGGCCATCATTGTCAATACGGGTCTCGTGTCCAATTCCGTCATCAACGACTACAATACCTCCATCGCCCACGCGATCACCTACGGGTTTTCCCTGATCCCCGCCGTGGAAGAAAACCACCTGCACGGGGAAATGGTGGCCTATGGCGTGCTGGTTTTGCTGATGATCGACGGAAAGACCGCCGAAATCGACAAGCTGCTTAAATTTTACAAAGAAATCGATCTGCCCGACTCCTGCTACCGCTGTTTCCATGTGACGGCGGACGAGGTCGAGCAAAAAATTCTCCAAAAGGCTTCTGAGGTAAACGACATCGTCGTTTCCGCGTTTCCCATCAACAAGGATATTCTGAGAAAGGGACTGGCCGATCTCGAGGCCTATGTCGCTTCGAAAAACTGA
- the larA gene encoding nickel-dependent lactate racemase, whose product MSKIAFPYGKETLSYDFPDDRLLGVLESELEHYAPEAGQAELVQKALANPIGTPKLSVIAEDKKKVIVICSDHTRPVPSKYIIPYMLAEIRKGSPDADITLLIATGFHRATTKAELENKFGADIVAKEKIVLHDSENSETVYLGKLPSGGDIIINKLIVEADLVVSEGFIEPHFFAGFSGGRKSILPGVVSKTTVMYNHNAEFIDSPYARTGIVDGNPIHIDMLYAARKARLDFICNVVINAKKEVIYAVAGDCDLAHRVGREFLASKCAVKAKPADIVISTNGGYPLDQNIYQSVKGMTAAEATVKKGGVIVMLSYSNDGHGGDSFYNTFKAEKDLAKMTKGFLDTPKDKTIADQWESQILARVLMHAKVIYISSQPDEMVKDFQMIPAHSLDEAIQLAEKLVGNPKATFTAIPDGIAVMVV is encoded by the coding sequence GTGTCAAAAATCGCATTTCCCTACGGCAAAGAAACTCTGAGTTACGATTTTCCCGATGACAGACTGCTGGGCGTCCTGGAGTCCGAGCTCGAACACTACGCGCCTGAGGCCGGACAGGCGGAGCTCGTGCAAAAAGCCCTCGCAAACCCCATCGGAACGCCGAAGCTGAGCGTAATCGCCGAAGACAAGAAAAAAGTCATCGTGATCTGCAGCGATCATACGCGGCCGGTGCCGAGTAAATACATCATCCCCTATATGCTGGCCGAAATCCGCAAAGGGAGCCCCGACGCCGACATTACGCTTTTGATCGCGACGGGATTCCATCGGGCCACGACAAAAGCCGAGCTCGAAAACAAGTTCGGCGCGGATATCGTCGCCAAAGAAAAAATCGTGCTGCATGACAGCGAGAACTCCGAGACCGTCTATCTGGGGAAACTCCCCTCGGGCGGCGACATCATCATCAACAAGCTCATCGTCGAAGCGGATCTCGTCGTTTCCGAAGGCTTTATCGAACCGCATTTCTTCGCGGGCTTCTCGGGCGGGCGCAAGAGCATACTCCCCGGCGTCGTCAGCAAGACCACGGTCATGTACAACCACAACGCCGAATTTATCGACAGCCCCTACGCGAGGACCGGCATCGTGGACGGCAACCCCATTCACATCGATATGCTCTACGCCGCGCGAAAGGCGAGACTGGACTTCATCTGCAACGTCGTGATTAACGCGAAGAAGGAAGTCATCTACGCCGTGGCCGGAGACTGCGATCTGGCCCACCGGGTCGGCCGGGAATTTCTCGCCAGCAAGTGCGCCGTAAAGGCCAAGCCCGCCGATATCGTCATCTCCACAAACGGCGGCTACCCTCTTGACCAGAACATCTATCAGTCCGTAAAGGGCATGACGGCCGCCGAGGCCACGGTCAAGAAGGGGGGCGTCATCGTAATGCTGTCCTATTCCAACGACGGACACGGCGGCGATTCCTTCTACAATACGTTCAAGGCCGAAAAGGACCTCGCCAAAATGACCAAGGGCTTCCTCGACACGCCCAAGGACAAGACCATAGCGGACCAGTGGGAGTCCCAGATCCTGGCCCGGGTGCTTATGCACGCGAAAGTCATTTATATTTCGAGCCAACCCGACGAAATGGTCAAGGATTTCCAGATGATTCCCGCCCATTCGCTGGATGAGGCCATCCAACTGGCGGAAAAACTCGTCGGCAATCCCAAGGCGACCTTTACGGCTATTCCCGACGGCATCGCCGTCATGGTCGTATAA
- a CDS encoding M20/M25/M40 family metallo-hydrolase: MTDLEKILNLRKTLHEHPNLSLNEAETAGILKEFLRENTDLEIVDRGAWFYAAHREAGAGQNIAFRCDTDGIPNEDGTPYHGCGHDGHMATLCGLALEISGKKFGKNIFLLFQPAEETGQGGLICKDFVGDEKIDEIYGFHNTPGFKENRLLLRDRAYACASKGMTASLHGRQSHAGYPEHGINPAFLIADVITKLGDFLDDGKYESMVLATIVCVKVGERNFGVSPGTGELSMTIRAHYERDLDKLQRSLEKYISEKAEAAGMDCAFSYADVFPDTVNDSALYQKIKAMLDAKGYDYEILPEPFRWSEDFGYYPRQTKGFYFGVGEGEDWTPAHTKDFDFNDRLIAPVVRLFLDVISL; encoded by the coding sequence ATGACTGATCTGGAAAAAATTTTGAACTTACGGAAAACCCTGCATGAACACCCGAACCTCTCCCTCAATGAAGCCGAAACCGCCGGTATTCTGAAAGAATTCCTGCGGGAAAATACCGATCTCGAAATCGTCGACAGGGGGGCTTGGTTCTACGCGGCCCACCGGGAGGCGGGGGCCGGGCAAAATATAGCCTTCCGCTGCGATACGGACGGCATCCCCAATGAAGACGGGACGCCCTACCACGGCTGCGGTCACGACGGCCACATGGCCACGCTCTGCGGACTGGCCCTGGAGATTTCGGGGAAAAAATTCGGGAAGAATATCTTTCTTTTGTTTCAGCCGGCCGAAGAAACCGGACAGGGAGGGCTGATCTGCAAAGACTTTGTGGGCGACGAAAAAATCGACGAGATCTACGGCTTCCATAATACGCCGGGCTTCAAGGAAAACCGCCTGCTCCTCAGGGACAGGGCCTATGCCTGCGCTTCCAAGGGCATGACCGCGTCGCTTCACGGCAGGCAGTCCCACGCGGGTTATCCCGAGCACGGGATCAATCCGGCCTTTCTGATCGCCGACGTCATCACGAAGCTGGGGGATTTTCTCGACGACGGGAAATACGAATCCATGGTCCTCGCGACGATTGTCTGCGTCAAAGTCGGGGAGCGGAATTTCGGCGTTTCCCCGGGAACCGGGGAGCTCTCCATGACGATCCGGGCCCATTACGAGCGTGACCTCGACAAATTGCAGCGCTCGCTTGAGAAATACATCTCGGAAAAAGCGGAGGCGGCGGGGATGGACTGCGCCTTTTCCTATGCCGACGTCTTTCCCGATACGGTCAACGACAGCGCGCTTTACCAAAAAATCAAAGCCATGCTGGACGCCAAAGGCTACGATTACGAAATTTTGCCCGAACCCTTCCGCTGGTCGGAGGATTTCGGCTATTATCCGAGGCAGACCAAAGGCTTTTATTTCGGCGTCGGCGAGGGCGAAGACTGGACGCCGGCCCATACGAAGGACTTCGATTTCAATGACCGGTTGATCGCCCCTGTGGTCCGCCTGTTCCTTGACGTGATTTCCCTGTAA
- a CDS encoding Crp/Fnr family transcriptional regulator: protein MKITEELLAQLDLFADVFPYDLQKLAQSKFLSGKKYPKGSDIFTVGDPVRAIGVVVSGKIRIYRDDFMGNRAILAELCPGDTFAEAFVCAGVKTFPVNVSAKEKTEILFFDYDKFSKAYPADVVIGRVSKNLAFLMAQKNIYLNEKNHFLAKRTIREKILSFLTREAQKQNSPTFVIPFNRQELADYLSVERSALSVQLGKLRAEKVLDFHKNGFTIYPKGRISKINTEEQDD, encoded by the coding sequence ATGAAAATTACCGAAGAATTATTGGCCCAATTGGACCTTTTTGCCGATGTATTTCCCTATGATCTGCAAAAACTCGCGCAGAGCAAATTTTTATCGGGCAAAAAATACCCGAAAGGAAGCGACATCTTTACGGTCGGCGATCCCGTCCGGGCCATCGGAGTCGTCGTCAGCGGAAAAATCAGAATCTACCGGGACGATTTCATGGGGAACCGGGCAATCCTCGCGGAACTGTGTCCGGGAGACACTTTTGCGGAAGCCTTTGTCTGCGCGGGCGTGAAAACATTTCCCGTCAACGTATCCGCGAAAGAAAAGACGGAGATTCTGTTCTTTGACTACGACAAATTTTCCAAAGCTTACCCGGCGGATGTTGTCATTGGAAGGGTTTCCAAAAATCTCGCTTTTCTTATGGCCCAAAAAAACATCTATCTCAATGAAAAAAACCATTTTTTAGCCAAACGGACAATCCGTGAGAAAATCCTCTCTTTCTTGACCAGAGAGGCCCAGAAACAGAATTCCCCCACATTTGTAATCCCCTTCAACAGGCAGGAATTGGCCGATTATCTCTCGGTGGAGCGAAGCGCCCTTTCCGTCCAGTTGGGTAAGCTCCGGGCCGAAAAGGTCCTTGATTTCCATAAAAACGGATTCACGATCTATCCGAAAGGACGGATCTCAAAGATAAACACGGAGGAGCAAGATGACTGA